The window GCGTTACCATGGTACTGGCCGTAGAGGCAGGACACCGTATGGATCGCCGTGCTGTGCAAAAATATCTGCTGTGGACAATCCTTGGTGGTATCACTTTCCTGGGTTGCCAGGCATGGGAGTGGGGTCACTTTATAGCCGGTTCCGATACAGGCATATCACTGGCCGATGGCACAAAATTTTATGGTGCTAACCTGCATATCAATGAATATGGTCCACAGCTGTTTGCCGACCTGTTCTTTTTCATCACAGGCTTCCATGGTACACACGTATTGAGCGGTGTAGTGCTGCTGATCCTTATTTTCTTTAACACGGCTGTAGGAACTTATGAACGCCGTGGCCATTACGAAATGGTAGAAAAAATTGGTTTATACTGGCACTTTGTTGACCTGGTGTGGGTATTTGTATTTACGTTCTTCTATTTGATCTGATCCATTAACATATACTTCCATGGCTCAAATAAACGACCATCACGATGCGGAGGTAACACCTCAGCCAGCAAATAAAGAGCATATCAGAAAGATATGGATGACGGCCCTTTTACTAGGTGCCGTTACTGCAGTAGAATTTATCATTGCCTTTACCATGGAGGCAAACATGCTAAGAGTTGCCATCTTTATTGGCCTTACCATTGTAAAAGCCTTTTACATAGTGGCAGAGTTCATGCACATGAAGTATGAAACAAAATCTTTGGCCTGGAGTGTTATTTTACCCACCATCTTTATTGTCTGGCTAATCATAGCCTTGCTAACAGAGGGTGGCCAGGTACTACAGGGAAGAATGTAAATATAAAAGCCGGTTTTGCCGGCTTTTTTTCTTTAAGGTAAATTATTCTGATCTCCCGGCTGTTTAAGAAATGGGGTTGAATAAAATTCAAATGCGTAAACTAATCTTCTTATTCATTTTGCTGCTCATACCGGTAGGCATTATCCTGTTCCTGCACCGCTATGGACAGAATCATTACGAAATTCCGGTATACTTCAGCAACGCTGCTGATATGTCGTCAGACATATGTGTATTTCCCGAAGGACAGCACCATGTGCCGGTATTTGCTTTTACAGATCAGGATAACCGTCTTGTAAGCGAAGCCTGGCTGGAAGATAAAATAACGGTGGTGGACTTTATCTTCACAAACTGCCCCACCATGTGCAAAGATATGTCGGCCGAAATGTTGCGAGTACAGGAAGCTTTCAGGGACGATTCCGAACTGCAGTTACTTTCGTTTACTGTAGATCCGGAGTACGATCAGCCACGGGTGCTAAAAGAGTATGCTGAAAGAATTGGTGTAAAAGAAGACAACTGGCGCTTTCTGACCGGTGATAAATCGCCGCTTTATGATGTTGCCCGCTGTGGTTTTTTACTGCCGGTACAGG of the Flammeovirgaceae bacterium 311 genome contains:
- a CDS encoding electron transport protein SCO1/SenC (COG1999 Uncharacterized protein SCO1/SenC/PrrC, involved in biogenesis of respiratory and photosynthetic systems); protein product: MRKLIFLFILLLIPVGIILFLHRYGQNHYEIPVYFSNAADMSSDICVFPEGQHHVPVFAFTDQDNRLVSEAWLEDKITVVDFIFTNCPTMCKDMSAEMLRVQEAFRDDSELQLLSFTVDPEYDQPRVLKEYAERIGVKEDNWRFLTGDKSPLYDVARCGFLLPVQAGNSGSDDFIHSNKFILVDGQRRIRGYYDGDNRQEVDRLVQEIRILKME
- a CDS encoding hypothetical protein (COG5605 Predicted small integral membrane protein); this translates as MAQINDHHDAEVTPQPANKEHIRKIWMTALLLGAVTAVEFIIAFTMEANMLRVAIFIGLTIVKAFYIVAEFMHMKYETKSLAWSVILPTIFIVWLIIALLTEGGQVLQGRM
- a CDS encoding heme/copper-type cytochrome/quinol oxidase, subunit 3 (COG1845 Heme/copper-type cytochrome/quinol oxidase, subunit 3) — translated: MATETVSMNRPKRGLWDGGQSPMNASYGKLMMWFFLLSDAFTFSALLVAYGMIRYSNLANETAVGGVGTYVPSQEAWPVPDMVFNAVPFLHGVFLPLVFVGIMTFILIMSSVTMVLAVEAGHRMDRRAVQKYLLWTILGGITFLGCQAWEWGHFIAGSDTGISLADGTKFYGANLHINEYGPQLFADLFFFITGFHGTHVLSGVVLLILIFFNTAVGTYERRGHYEMVEKIGLYWHFVDLVWVFVFTFFYLI